The following is a genomic window from Campylobacter concisus.
GCAAAGCACCACGCAGATGATGGCGAGTACTTTAAAGCCAAAGGCGTGCAAGATATACCCACCAAATGCACCTCCAACAAAGCTTCCTAGATAGCCAAATGAATTAAATACACCAAGGGCTGAGCCTTTTTGTGAGGATTTTACAAATTTTGTTGCAGTTGATTGCATAATGGGCTCGTGAAGGTTAAATCCTATAAAAAATATAGCAACTCCCAAAACGAAGATAAAAAGTGTAAAACTAATGGCAAAAATGGTGTAGGTTAGAGCAAAAAGCAGCGTACCAGCTATCAAGATGACCTTGCTAAGTCCCTTGCCATCGCCAAGGGCGCCAGCTAGCCCCATAGCCAAAAAGCCAAGCACGGCGCCAAGTGTATAGACCTTGTAAAGCTCGCTACTTTCGTAACCATACTCTTTTACCAAAACGATAGGGATCACCAAAAATGCGATACTTGCTAGCATCTTTTGCATAAAAGAGGTGAAATTTATGATCATGTAGTCTTTTTGTAAAAACAGCTTACCAAATGGCACTTTTTCACTTTTGGCACTCACTTTTATCTCTTTTGGCACAACGGTATAAAGAAGTACAATGCAAAGTAGGCTAAGAGCGGCACTTAGGTAAAAAAGGCTTGAAAGCCCGAAACTTCTAGCAAGAAGCGGTCCAAGCACCATCGAAAGCGTGAAGCTAAGCCCTATAAAAGCACCCATTATCGCCATGGCTTTTGAACGTTTTTCTTCTGTTATATAGT
Proteins encoded in this region:
- a CDS encoding MFS transporter, which produces MLKSVLPLSFIIASRFLGLFIVLPVLSLYALNLRGANEFLVGLIVGVYAISQMIFQVPFGALSDRIGRKKTLTIGLLVFIIGSIICALTSDIFTMLFGRFLQGVGAIGAVATAMISDYITEEKRSKAMAIMGAFIGLSFTLSMVLGPLLARSFGLSSLFYLSAALSLLCIVLLYTVVPKEIKVSAKSEKVPFGKLFLQKDYMIINFTSFMQKMLASIAFLVIPIVLVKEYGYESSELYKVYTLGAVLGFLAMGLAGALGDGKGLSKVILIAGTLLFALTYTIFAISFTLFIFVLGVAIFFIGFNLHEPIMQSTATKFVKSSQKGSALGVFNSFGYLGSFVGGAFGGYILHAFGFKVLAIICVVLCVIWLVLLFSLSDPRIFKNIYLSPEVSLNLELLNSQKGVVDYYKNEKNQVIKFDSRLTSEAALKESLKF